One region of Baekduia soli genomic DNA includes:
- a CDS encoding universal stress protein — MFRHGLVGVDGSGGGRDAVALARALAPERLTLVHAHRPDRHPWPAGHPDPEADRDAARRLLEAARVALGADAELVTVADASPARALQQVAQEREADLIVVGSAHHGAVGRIVLGDVGRVVLHDAPCPVAVAPKDFDGAAPRQVAVGCDGTPESQAAVDAARDLVATHGGALTVYVVWEAPVVPVTGAPGAPAYVSQGLPERRRWAEETLEETLARLPGATAGKVLNGRPRIELEAIASRHDLLVVGSRGWGTARRVALGSTSDWLVHHAACPVLVVPRPADGADPAPPRRRRPPRPPTRSRSPPPPRPRPSPRGAVPAPAAATAARGPAGAPSGAAGAPRRRRRPVRDRDRARRTAACARASAT, encoded by the coding sequence ATGTTCCGACACGGCCTCGTGGGCGTCGACGGCTCCGGCGGAGGACGCGACGCGGTCGCGCTCGCCCGGGCGCTTGCCCCCGAGCGGCTCACGCTCGTCCACGCCCACCGCCCCGACCGCCATCCCTGGCCCGCGGGGCATCCCGACCCCGAGGCCGACCGCGACGCGGCCCGGCGCCTGCTCGAGGCCGCGCGCGTGGCCCTGGGCGCCGACGCCGAGCTCGTGACGGTGGCCGACGCCTCACCGGCGCGGGCGCTGCAGCAGGTCGCCCAGGAGCGCGAGGCCGACCTCATCGTCGTCGGATCGGCCCACCACGGCGCCGTCGGGCGGATCGTGCTCGGGGACGTCGGCCGCGTCGTCCTGCACGACGCGCCGTGCCCTGTCGCCGTCGCCCCCAAGGACTTCGACGGCGCCGCACCGCGCCAGGTCGCCGTCGGCTGCGACGGCACGCCGGAGTCGCAGGCGGCCGTCGACGCCGCGCGCGACCTCGTCGCGACCCACGGCGGGGCGCTCACCGTCTATGTCGTGTGGGAGGCGCCCGTGGTGCCGGTCACGGGCGCCCCGGGGGCGCCCGCCTACGTCTCCCAGGGCCTGCCCGAACGCCGCCGATGGGCCGAGGAGACGCTCGAGGAGACGCTCGCGCGCCTGCCGGGCGCCACGGCGGGCAAGGTCCTCAACGGCCGGCCGCGCATCGAGCTCGAGGCGATCGCCTCCCGCCACGACCTCCTCGTCGTCGGCTCCCGCGGCTGGGGCACGGCGCGCCGCGTCGCGCTGGGATCCACGTCGGACTGGCTCGTCCACCACGCCGCCTGCCCCGTGCTCGTCGTCCCGCGCCCGGCCGACGGCGCCGACCCGGCGCCGCCGCGCCGCCGCAGGCCGCCTCGGCCGCCCACTAGGAGCCGGAGCCCGCCACCTCCGCGACCGCGGCCATCGCCGCGCGGCGCTGTGCCGGCACCCGCGGCAGCGACCGCAGCTCGTGGGCCAGCAGGTGCGCCCAGTGGCGCAGCGGGCGCGCCCAGACGACGTCGACGGCCAGTCCGTGATCGCGATAGGGCGCGAAGAACAGCGGCGTGCGCACGTGCCAGCGCGACGTGA
- a CDS encoding YihY/virulence factor BrkB family protein, whose product MARETSERRFVRDDDARAGREAAPGPDDDRSPHSPTDLPARSWTGVLKRTVSEFKDDNLTDWAAALTYYGVLAIFPALIALVSIIGLVGPSATQPVLDNLAALTPGPANDILSGAVKQIAGSRGGAGIAFVAGIAAAIWSASGYVGAFARASNAIYEVPEGRPFWKLRPMQLIVTTIMVLLLAASAVAVVVTGPVADQLGSVVGAGSAAVTAWDIAKWPAIAAVVSVMFSILYYAAPNVKQPAFRWITVGGMLALVVLLAASALFAIYVANFSSYNKTYGTLGGVVAFLVWLWISNIAVLLGAELNAELERGRELEAGLPAQDELQLPLRDDRKLKD is encoded by the coding sequence ATGGCGAGAGAGACCTCCGAACGGCGCTTCGTGCGCGACGACGACGCGCGAGCCGGGCGCGAGGCGGCCCCGGGGCCGGACGACGACCGCAGCCCCCACAGCCCGACCGACCTGCCCGCGCGCTCCTGGACGGGGGTGCTGAAGCGCACGGTCTCGGAGTTCAAGGACGACAACCTGACCGACTGGGCCGCGGCGCTGACCTACTACGGCGTGCTGGCGATCTTCCCCGCGCTCATCGCGCTCGTGTCGATCATCGGGCTCGTCGGGCCCTCGGCCACCCAACCCGTCCTGGACAACCTGGCGGCGCTGACGCCCGGGCCGGCCAACGACATCCTCTCGGGCGCGGTGAAGCAGATCGCCGGCAGCCGCGGCGGCGCGGGCATCGCGTTCGTGGCGGGCATCGCCGCCGCGATCTGGAGCGCCTCGGGCTACGTCGGCGCGTTCGCCCGGGCCTCCAACGCGATCTACGAGGTGCCCGAGGGCCGGCCGTTCTGGAAGCTGCGCCCGATGCAGCTCATCGTGACCACGATCATGGTCCTGCTGCTGGCCGCCAGCGCCGTCGCCGTGGTGGTCACCGGTCCGGTGGCCGACCAGCTCGGCAGCGTCGTCGGCGCGGGCTCGGCGGCCGTGACGGCCTGGGACATCGCCAAGTGGCCGGCCATCGCGGCCGTCGTCAGCGTCATGTTCTCCATCCTGTACTACGCCGCGCCCAACGTGAAGCAGCCCGCGTTCCGCTGGATCACCGTCGGCGGCATGCTCGCGCTCGTCGTCCTGCTGGCCGCCTCGGCCCTCTTCGCGATCTACGTGGCGAACTTCTCGTCCTACAACAAGACCTACGGCACGCTGGGCGGCGTGGTCGCCTTCCTGGTGTGGCTGTGGATCTCGAACATCGCCGTCCTCCTCGGGGCCGAGCTCAACGCCGAGCTCGAGCGCGGGCGCGAGCTCGAGGCCGGCCTGCCGGCCCAGGACGAGCTGCAGCTGCCGCTGCGCGACGACCGCAAGCTCAAGGACTGA